A section of the Lepidochelys kempii isolate rLepKem1 chromosome 4, rLepKem1.hap2, whole genome shotgun sequence genome encodes:
- the LOC140909934 gene encoding C-X-C motif chemokine 13-like yields the protein MRSHTALLLVSLLVICHSVYAAILETNGSYKSCRCTKQTSDFIAPRRYESIEIIPLGGACRTTEIILKLKTGQKLCVHPKAPWMQKFLTKLHNQKEQTASSHKE from the exons ATGAGATCCCACACTGCTCTTCTGCTGGTCTCTCTGCTGGTGATCTGTCACTCAGTTTATGCAG CTATCCTAGAAACCAACGGTTCCTATAAGAGCTGCAGATGCACAAAGCAGACTTCAGACTTTATAGCGCCAAGAAGATATGAAAGTATTGAGATCATTCCTCTTGGGGGTGCCTGCCGAACCACAGAAATTAT ACTCAAACTAAAAACAGGGCAGAAACTGTGTGTGCATCCCAAGGCCCCCTGGATGCAGAAATTTCTGACTAAGTTACATAACCA AAAGGAACAAACAGCTTCCTCACACAAAGAATAG